The Styela clava chromosome 2, kaStyClav1.hap1.2, whole genome shotgun sequence genome contains a region encoding:
- the LOC120336566 gene encoding sulfotransferase ssu-1-like, whose protein sequence is MSKLPVYYAAKHPEQDGIFLMPNGSQDNIESALRYKARTRDLFLCSYPKCGVTWLQNIVWRVLHHGQPCETHLRNHISFLEFDGEDAIFKTTTGEDISVIKTHFPYHWVPKHAEAKYIFIAREPKDVCVSLFYHIKGFPDYEFDGSFDDIFEGFLEGTIDCGDYFQILMEWFAVRNDASVLFLLYEDLLSDTKNEILKIARFIGNQCEEDLTSDSEAILRKIIEETQISEMRKDDSKWVLSERSIPFIRKGVIGDWKNHMTVEQSEKIDKKLKETAKGNGCEKLWEKWQ, encoded by the exons ATGTCAAAATTGCCAGTCTACTACGCAGCTAAACATCCTGAGCAAGATGGTATATTTCTGATGCCAAATGGTAGTCAGGATAACATAGAGTCGGCGTTGCGATATAAAGCGAGGACGAGAGATTTATTTCTATGTAGTTATCCTAAATGTGGAGTAACTTGGCTTCAAAATATAGTTTGGAGAGTTTTACATCATGGTCAGCCTTGTGAGACTCATTTGAGGAATCACATATCATTTCTTGAGTTTGATGGTGAAGatgcaatttttaaaacaacaaCTGGAGAAGATATTAGTgtaataaaaacacattttccTTATCACTGGGTTCCAAAACACGCCGAagcgaaatatatatttattgcccGAGAACCAAAAGACGTTTGCGTTTCACTGTTTTATCACATAAAGGGTTTTCCTGATTATGAATTTGATGGCTCATTTGATGACATTTTTGAAGGATTCTTGGAAGGTACGATCGACTGCGGTgactattttcaaattttgatggAATGGTTTGCTGTGAGAAACGATGCTTCTGTTTTGTTTCTGTTATATGAAGATCTTTTGTCGgatacaaaaaatgaaattttaaaaattgctcGATTTATTGGAAATCAATGTGAAGAAGACTTGACATCAGATAGTGAAGCAATTTTGAGGAAAATAATTGAAGAAACGCAAATAAGCGAGATGCGTAAAGATGACTCCAAATGG GTGCTTTCAGAACGGTCCATTCCTTTTATCAGGAAGGGAGTCATAGGTGACTGGAAAAATCACATGACTGTCGAGCAAAGCGAAAAAATTGACAAGAAGTTGAAAGAAACGGCCAAAGGAAATGGCTGTGAAAAATTATGGGAGAAGTGGCAGTAG